The Stenotrophomonas rhizophila genome has a window encoding:
- the hprK gene encoding HPr(Ser) kinase/phosphatase — translation MNTSITARELFEQQRDRLSLRWVAGQKGERRELEAGNTVSRRPSLAGYLNAIYPNKVQILGTEELSWLDSLDSRQRWETIERIMQSHPLALVITRNQPCPEDLRAAADESQTPLWISPKRGHELLNHLSYHLARTLAPRVILHGVFMEIYSIGVLITGEAGSGKSELALELLSRGHRLVADDAPEFTQIAPDVLDGTCPELLQDLLEVRGLGVLNVREMFGDTAVKKNKYLRLIVHLTKPMTEPTPHGYERLTGDSGTRHVLDLDVPLITLPVMPGRNLSVLTEAATRLHILRTKGIDPAAMFIARHSNLLERRTP, via the coding sequence ATGAATACCAGCATCACCGCGCGTGAACTGTTCGAACAGCAGCGTGACCGCCTGAGCCTGCGCTGGGTGGCCGGGCAGAAGGGCGAGCGGCGCGAGCTGGAGGCCGGCAACACCGTGTCGCGGCGCCCGTCGCTGGCCGGCTACCTCAACGCCATCTACCCCAACAAAGTTCAGATCCTGGGCACCGAAGAGCTGTCCTGGCTGGATTCGCTGGATTCGCGCCAGCGCTGGGAAACCATCGAGCGGATCATGCAATCGCACCCGCTGGCGCTGGTGATCACCCGCAACCAGCCCTGCCCGGAAGACCTGCGTGCGGCGGCCGATGAGTCGCAGACCCCGCTGTGGATCTCGCCCAAGCGCGGCCACGAGCTGCTCAACCACCTCTCCTACCACCTGGCCCGGACCCTGGCGCCGCGGGTGATCCTGCATGGCGTATTCATGGAGATCTACTCCATCGGCGTGCTGATCACCGGCGAAGCCGGTTCGGGCAAGAGCGAACTTGCGCTGGAACTGCTCAGCCGCGGCCACCGCCTGGTGGCCGACGATGCGCCCGAGTTCACCCAGATCGCCCCGGACGTGCTCGACGGCACCTGCCCCGAGCTGCTGCAGGACCTGCTGGAGGTGCGCGGGCTGGGCGTGCTCAACGTGCGCGAGATGTTCGGTGACACGGCGGTAAAGAAGAACAAGTACCTTCGGCTCATCGTGCACCTGACCAAGCCCATGACCGAACCCACCCCCCATGGTTACGAGCGCCTGACCGGCGATTCCGGCACCCGCCACGTGCTGGACCTGGACGTGCCGCTGATCACCCTGCCGGTGATGCCCGGCCGCAACCTGTCGGTGCTGACCGAGGCGGCCACCCGACTGCACATCCTGCGCACCAAGGGCATCGACCCGGCCGCGATGTTCATCGCCCGCCACAGCAACCTGCTGGAACGCCGTACCCCATGA